The following are encoded in a window of bacterium genomic DNA:
- a CDS encoding GntR family transcriptional regulator, which yields MIPIHVNPSSGVPIYMQVMNQIRSLIVSTALKTNDKLPSVRELAEFLQVNPMTISKAYSILELEKTVYRLHGKGIYVSSSTNILKKKERLAMLQNHVKHIVYEAMRLDISVEETTNMLREIFKKLNEKQEEK from the coding sequence ATGATACCTATACACGTAAATCCATCAAGCGGGGTACCAATATATATGCAAGTAATGAATCAGATAAGATCTTTAATTGTTAGTACTGCTCTTAAAACAAACGACAAATTACCCTCAGTGAGAGAATTAGCAGAATTTCTGCAAGTGAATCCTATGACAATATCAAAAGCATATTCAATCCTGGAACTTGAGAAAACAGTTTACAGGTTGCATGGAAAAGGTATTTATGTAAGTTCTTCGACTAATATTCTGAAGAAAAAGGAACGACTTGCAATGCTCCAAAATCACGTTAAACACATTGTTTATGAAGCAATGAGATTGGATATATCAGTGGAAGAAACTACTAACATGTTGAGGGAGATTTTTAAAAAACTAAATGAAAAACAGGAGGAAAAGTAA
- a CDS encoding ABC transporter ATP-binding protein, translating to MGEIIISTKDLHKSFKKKEVLKGLNLNVNKGSIYGFLGKNGAGKTTTIKCLLGLFRRTAGNSYILGYDSRDLPEEAKARIGYIPQENDLVEWMKVSQLIRYTKIFYDRWDDAITEKLLKRFEIPEGAIVGELSTGQAQRLAVVLTLSFNPDVLILDEPVASLDPEGRRNFLETILDIAKDGSRTILLSSHITSDLERIADTIGILKDGIVQVERPIEDLRDSVKRLRIVPRSGEIPEGINIPSLLDMKKEPNFIMATVQNYSEDVKHTLERNYKVNIDVFDLNLEDIFLSYHSNS from the coding sequence ATGGGAGAAATAATCATATCTACAAAAGACTTGCATAAATCATTTAAAAAGAAAGAGGTATTAAAGGGACTAAACCTGAATGTTAACAAAGGCTCTATTTACGGTTTTCTCGGGAAAAATGGAGCAGGAAAAACAACAACTATAAAATGCTTACTTGGCCTGTTTAGACGAACAGCTGGTAATAGTTATATACTTGGATATGACTCCAGAGATTTGCCAGAGGAAGCAAAAGCAAGAATTGGATATATCCCGCAGGAAAATGATCTTGTGGAGTGGATGAAAGTATCTCAACTTATAAGGTATACAAAGATTTTCTATGACAGGTGGGATGATGCAATTACAGAAAAACTCCTCAAGCGATTTGAAATCCCTGAAGGAGCCATTGTAGGGGAACTTTCAACAGGACAGGCGCAACGGCTTGCAGTAGTTTTGACATTATCATTTAATCCCGATGTCTTAATTCTCGATGAGCCTGTTGCATCCCTGGACCCAGAGGGAAGGCGGAATTTCCTTGAGACAATTCTTGATATTGCAAAAGATGGGAGCAGAACAATCCTGCTTTCGTCTCATATTACAAGCGACCTAGAAAGAATAGCCGATACAATAGGAATTCTTAAAGATGGCATAGTCCAGGTTGAGAGGCCTATTGAGGACTTAAGAGATTCAGTAAAAAGGCTCCGTATAGTACCGAGGAGCGGAGAAATTCCTGAAGGAATTAATATCCCCAGTCTCTTAGATATGAAAAAAGAACCTAACTTTATAATGGCTACTGTCCAGAATTATTCTGAAGATGTAAAGCACACTTTGGAGAGAAATTACAAGGTTAATATAGATGTCTTTGACCTGAATTTAGAAGATATATTTTTAAGCTATCACTCAAACTCATAA